One window of the Prionailurus bengalensis isolate Pbe53 chromosome E1, Fcat_Pben_1.1_paternal_pri, whole genome shotgun sequence genome contains the following:
- the NDEL1 gene encoding nuclear distribution protein nudE-like 1 isoform X2 — MDGEDIPNFSSLKEETAYWKELSLKYKQSFQEARDELVEFQEGSRELEAELEAQLVQAEQRNRDLQADNQRLKYEVEALKEKLEHQYAQSYKQVSVLEDDLSQTRAIKEQLHKYVRELEQANDDLERAKRATIVSLEDFEQRLNQAIERNAFLESELDEKESLLVSVQRLKDEARDLRQELAVRERQQEVTRKSAPSSPTLDCEKMDSAVQASLSLPATPVGKGTENSFPSPKAIPNGFGTSPLTPSARISALNIVGDLLRKVGALESKLAACRNFAKDQASRKSYLSGNVNCGLMNSDSTKFPRSGHTSFFDKGAVNGFDPAPPPPGLGSSRPSSAPGMLPLSV, encoded by the exons ATGGATGGTGAAGATATACcaaatttttcaagtttaaagGAGGAAACTGCTTATTGGAAGGAACTTTCCTTGAAGTATAAACAAAG CTTCCAGGAAGCTCGGGATGAGCTAGTTGAATTCCAGGAGGGAAGCCGAGAATTAGAAGCAGAGCTGGAGGCACAGTTAGTACAGGCTGAACAGAGGAACAGAGACTTGCAGGCCGATAACCAGAGACTGAAGTATGAAGTCGAAGCACTAAAG GAGAAACTAGAACATCAGTATGCACAGAGCTACAAGCAGGTCTCGGTATTAGAAGATGATTTAAGTCAGACTCGGGCCATTAAGGAGCAGTTGCATAAGTATGTGAGAGAGCTGGAGCAGGCCAACGATGATCTGGAGCGAGCAAAGAG agcAACAATAGTGTCACTGGAAGACTTTGAACAAAGGCTAAATCAGGCCATTGAACGAAATGCATTTTTAGAAAGTGAACTTGATGAAAAGGAATCTTTGTTAGTCTCTGTACAGCGGTTAAAGGATGAAGCCAGAG ATTTAAGACAAGAACTGGCAGTCCGGGAGAGACAGCAGGAAGTCACCAGAAAGTCGGCGCCCAGCTCTCCGACCCTGGACTGTGAAAAGATGGACTCTGCTGTGCAGGCGTCGCTTTCTTTGCCAGCTACTCCCGTTGGCAAAGGGACGGAAAACAGTTTTCCTTCACCCAAAG ctATACCAAACGGTTTTGGTACCAGTCCACTAACTCCTTCCGCTAGGATATCAGCACTAAACATCGTGGGGGATCTCTTACGGAAAGTAGGG GCTTTAGAATCCAAATTAGCGGCTTGCAGGAATTTTGCAAAGGACCAGGCATCACGAAAATCCTATCTTTCAGGGAATGTTAACTGTGGGCTGATGAACAGCGACAGCACAAAGTTCCCTCGATCAGGACACACGTCTTTTTTTGACAAAGG GGCAGTAAACGGCTTTGACCCAGCGCCTCCTCCTCCTGGTCTGGGCTCCTCGCGCCCGTCGTCAGCACCGGGTATGCTGCCTCTCAGTGTGTGA
- the NDEL1 gene encoding nuclear distribution protein nudE-like 1 isoform X3, translated as MDGEDIPNFSSLKEETAYWKELSLKYKQSFQEARDELVEFQEGSRELEAELEAQLVQAEQRNRDLQADNQRLKYEVEALKEKLEHQYAQSYKQVSVLEDDLSQTRAIKEQLHKYVRELEQANDDLERAKRATIVSLEDFEQRLNQAIERNAFLESELDEKESLLVSVQRLKDEARDLRQELAVRERQQEVTRKSAPSSPTLDCEKMDSAVQASLSLPATPVGKGTENSFPSPKAIPNGFGTSPLTPSARISALNIVGDLLRKVGALESKLAACRNFAKDQASRKSYLSGNVNCGLMNSDSTKFPRSGHTSFFDKGQEKVIFPTLFMGQ; from the exons ATGGATGGTGAAGATATACcaaatttttcaagtttaaagGAGGAAACTGCTTATTGGAAGGAACTTTCCTTGAAGTATAAACAAAG CTTCCAGGAAGCTCGGGATGAGCTAGTTGAATTCCAGGAGGGAAGCCGAGAATTAGAAGCAGAGCTGGAGGCACAGTTAGTACAGGCTGAACAGAGGAACAGAGACTTGCAGGCCGATAACCAGAGACTGAAGTATGAAGTCGAAGCACTAAAG GAGAAACTAGAACATCAGTATGCACAGAGCTACAAGCAGGTCTCGGTATTAGAAGATGATTTAAGTCAGACTCGGGCCATTAAGGAGCAGTTGCATAAGTATGTGAGAGAGCTGGAGCAGGCCAACGATGATCTGGAGCGAGCAAAGAG agcAACAATAGTGTCACTGGAAGACTTTGAACAAAGGCTAAATCAGGCCATTGAACGAAATGCATTTTTAGAAAGTGAACTTGATGAAAAGGAATCTTTGTTAGTCTCTGTACAGCGGTTAAAGGATGAAGCCAGAG ATTTAAGACAAGAACTGGCAGTCCGGGAGAGACAGCAGGAAGTCACCAGAAAGTCGGCGCCCAGCTCTCCGACCCTGGACTGTGAAAAGATGGACTCTGCTGTGCAGGCGTCGCTTTCTTTGCCAGCTACTCCCGTTGGCAAAGGGACGGAAAACAGTTTTCCTTCACCCAAAG ctATACCAAACGGTTTTGGTACCAGTCCACTAACTCCTTCCGCTAGGATATCAGCACTAAACATCGTGGGGGATCTCTTACGGAAAGTAGGG GCTTTAGAATCCAAATTAGCGGCTTGCAGGAATTTTGCAAAGGACCAGGCATCACGAAAATCCTATCTTTCAGGGAATGTTAACTGTGGGCTGATGAACAGCGACAGCACAAAGTTCCCTCGATCAGGACACACGTCTTTTTTTGACAAAGG gcaAGAAAAAGTCATATTTCCCACGTTGTTCATGG GGCAGTAA